A region of Nocardioides alkalitolerans DNA encodes the following proteins:
- a CDS encoding zinc-binding alcohol dehydrogenase, whose translation MTSTATYERPTAHDTARAVWFTEPRRVELRSEALGEPGTEEIAVRALTSLVSAGTEMSVYHGTSGSADAVDLPTTGGTFPFPLKFGYQVVGEVEAAGARSGFAVGDRVFAYHPHQERFVMSGTAGFVLPVPEGIDAEQAAFANLFSVAYTGLLDTPVRIGDVVVVSGLGVIGTFLAHLCRESAARLVLVDPVASRRERAAWIGADAVVGPDEAAAAIAELSGGRGADLWYEASGAPAALQSAIDHTGQEGTITVLSFFGNRPVTLQLGLEFHFRRQRIVSSQVSSIGSGLQPRWDWDRRYRHAAARLGRLDIDRLVSHRIAFADAPEAYRLIDEHPEETLAVLLDYTSPSTTPSTSPVDHR comes from the coding sequence ATGACCAGCACCGCGACGTACGAACGCCCGACGGCCCACGACACCGCCCGTGCCGTGTGGTTCACGGAACCGCGGCGGGTGGAGCTGCGCAGCGAGGCCCTCGGGGAACCGGGGACCGAGGAGATCGCCGTCCGCGCGCTCACCTCCCTGGTCAGCGCGGGCACCGAGATGAGCGTCTACCACGGGACCTCGGGCTCGGCGGACGCCGTCGACCTGCCCACGACCGGCGGCACATTCCCGTTCCCGCTCAAGTTCGGCTACCAGGTGGTCGGCGAGGTGGAGGCGGCCGGCGCGCGGTCGGGGTTCGCGGTGGGGGACCGCGTCTTCGCCTACCACCCCCACCAGGAGCGGTTCGTGATGAGCGGGACCGCCGGCTTCGTCCTCCCGGTCCCGGAGGGGATCGACGCGGAGCAGGCGGCCTTCGCCAACCTCTTCAGCGTCGCCTACACGGGTCTCCTCGACACGCCCGTGCGCATCGGTGACGTCGTCGTGGTCTCCGGCCTCGGCGTCATCGGCACGTTCCTCGCCCACCTGTGCCGGGAGAGCGCCGCCCGGCTGGTCCTCGTCGACCCCGTGGCGAGCCGTCGCGAGCGTGCGGCCTGGATCGGCGCCGACGCCGTCGTCGGTCCCGACGAGGCCGCAGCGGCGATCGCCGAGCTGTCCGGTGGCCGCGGTGCCGACCTCTGGTACGAGGCGAGCGGTGCGCCGGCCGCCCTGCAGTCCGCCATCGACCACACGGGCCAGGAGGGGACGATCACCGTGCTCTCCTTCTTCGGGAACCGCCCGGTGACGCTGCAGCTCGGCCTCGAGTTCCACTTCCGCCGCCAGCGCATCGTGAGCAGCCAGGTCAGCTCCATCGGGAGCGGCCTGCAGCCGCGGTGGGACTGGGACCGCCGCTACCGCCACGCCGCCGCACGGCTCGGGAGGCTCGACATCGACCGCCTGGTCTCGCACCGGATCGCGTTCGCGGACGCGCCGGAGGCCTACCGCCTGATCGACGAGCACCCCGAGGAGACCCTCGCGGTGCTGCTCGACTACACCAGCCCCTCGACCACGCCCTCGACCAGCCCCGTCGACCACCGCTGA
- a CDS encoding molybdopterin oxidoreductase family protein: MADRTTDVWGERSPHGRGTPWSTRVDLHLHDGVGEADVDRWVPSACVLCSNGCGCDIAVKDGRMVGVRGRADDVVNRGRLGPKGLYASTPWASDRQRLTRPLVREGGRLVATDWDTALGRVVAESQRLLAENGPLTHGFYTSGQLFLEEYYTLGVIGKAGLGTPHMDGNTRLCTATAAAALKESFGADGQPGSYDDVEHCDALFSWGHNTAETQTVLWSRILDRTHGAAPPVLVCVDPRRTAVAAEAERTGGVHLAPQVGTNLALVNGITRELLEHGWIDEDWVAAHTLGLDDLREVVAPYTPEAVARTCGVAAADVERAAEIFGRSERVLSTVLQGFYQSHQATASAVGVNNLHLLRGMVGRPGGGILQMNGQPTAQNNRECGADGDLPGFRNWDNPAHVQQLADLWDVDPLTIPHWAPPTNAMQIFSYAEQGSIELLWISATNPAVSMPESARIRRILASDRCFVVVQDLFLTETAELADVVLPAAGWGEKTGAFTNADRTVHLSQQAVDPPGEARSDLDIFLTYARMMGFTDRSGRPLPSWSTPEEAFDAWRDASARRPVDYTRLTHERLRGADGLRWPVNAAAPDGTVRLYGDGVFPTATDVCETYGHDLLTGGAVTEQEHRALAPAGRAFLKGAAFTPPHEEPSAEYPLLFTTGRTVHHFHTRTKTARSRRLQDAAPDAWVELSATDAEGLGIAEGDLVRVESPRGAIEVRARIGSVREGAVFAPFHYGTWDLDGVAPGEGHRQANELTMTVWDPVSKQPCFKTAACRVVPLGRS, from the coding sequence GTGGCCGACCGCACCACCGACGTGTGGGGCGAGCGCTCGCCCCACGGCAGGGGCACGCCGTGGTCCACCCGCGTCGACCTCCACCTCCACGACGGCGTGGGCGAGGCGGACGTCGACCGCTGGGTGCCGTCGGCCTGCGTGCTCTGCAGCAACGGCTGCGGCTGCGACATCGCCGTGAAGGACGGGCGGATGGTCGGCGTGCGGGGCCGCGCCGACGACGTCGTCAACCGGGGCCGGCTGGGGCCGAAGGGCCTCTACGCCAGCACGCCGTGGGCCTCGGACCGGCAGCGGCTGACGCGGCCGCTCGTCCGCGAGGGCGGGCGGCTCGTCGCGACCGACTGGGACACTGCCCTGGGGCGGGTCGTGGCGGAGTCGCAGCGCCTGCTCGCGGAGAACGGCCCCCTCACCCACGGGTTCTACACGTCGGGGCAGCTGTTCCTGGAGGAGTACTACACGCTCGGCGTCATCGGGAAGGCCGGGCTCGGCACGCCCCACATGGACGGCAACACGCGCCTGTGCACGGCGACGGCGGCCGCCGCGCTCAAGGAGTCGTTCGGGGCCGACGGCCAGCCCGGGTCCTATGACGACGTCGAGCACTGCGACGCGCTGTTCAGCTGGGGCCACAACACCGCGGAGACGCAGACGGTGCTGTGGTCGCGGATCCTCGACCGGACGCACGGGGCCGCCCCGCCGGTGCTCGTGTGCGTCGACCCGCGCCGCACGGCGGTCGCCGCGGAGGCCGAGCGCACCGGCGGGGTGCACCTCGCGCCCCAGGTCGGCACCAACCTGGCGCTCGTCAACGGCATCACGCGCGAGCTCCTCGAGCACGGCTGGATCGACGAGGACTGGGTCGCCGCGCACACGCTCGGCCTCGACGACCTGCGGGAGGTGGTCGCGCCGTACACCCCCGAGGCCGTGGCCCGCACCTGCGGGGTCGCGGCGGCCGACGTCGAGCGGGCTGCGGAGATCTTCGGGCGGAGCGAGCGGGTGCTCTCGACGGTGCTGCAGGGCTTCTACCAGTCCCACCAGGCGACGGCCTCGGCCGTCGGCGTCAACAACCTCCACCTGCTGCGCGGGATGGTCGGACGTCCGGGCGGAGGGATCCTGCAGATGAACGGCCAGCCCACCGCGCAGAACAACCGCGAGTGCGGCGCCGACGGCGACCTGCCGGGCTTCCGCAACTGGGACAACCCCGCGCACGTGCAGCAGCTCGCCGACCTCTGGGACGTCGACCCCCTCACCATCCCGCACTGGGCACCGCCGACGAACGCGATGCAGATCTTCTCCTACGCCGAGCAGGGCTCGATCGAGCTGCTCTGGATCTCGGCGACGAACCCCGCGGTGTCGATGCCGGAGTCGGCCCGCATCCGGCGCATCCTCGCCAGCGACCGCTGCTTCGTGGTGGTGCAGGACCTGTTCCTCACCGAGACGGCCGAGCTGGCCGACGTCGTGCTGCCGGCCGCGGGCTGGGGCGAGAAGACGGGCGCGTTCACCAACGCCGACCGCACCGTGCACCTCTCGCAGCAGGCCGTGGACCCACCGGGGGAGGCACGCAGCGACCTCGACATCTTCCTCACCTACGCCCGGATGATGGGGTTCACGGACCGCTCCGGCCGCCCGCTCCCGTCCTGGTCGACGCCGGAGGAGGCGTTTGACGCGTGGCGGGACGCCTCGGCCAGGCGCCCCGTGGACTACACGAGACTGACCCACGAGCGGTTGCGGGGTGCGGACGGTCTGCGCTGGCCGGTGAACGCCGCCGCCCCGGACGGCACCGTCCGGCTGTACGGCGACGGCGTGTTCCCCACCGCCACCGACGTGTGCGAGACCTACGGCCACGACCTGCTGACGGGTGGAGCGGTCACCGAGCAGGAGCACCGGGCGCTCGCACCCGCCGGCCGGGCGTTCCTCAAGGGGGCGGCCTTCACGCCACCGCACGAGGAGCCCTCGGCCGAGTACCCGCTGCTCTTCACCACCGGTCGCACCGTCCACCACTTCCACACCCGCACGAAGACGGCGCGGTCCCGGCGGCTGCAGGACGCGGCGCCCGACGCCTGGGTCGAGCTGTCCGCGACGGACGCCGAAGGCCTCGGGATCGCCGAGGGCGACCTCGTCCGGGTCGAGTCGCCCCGCGGCGCGATCGAGGTGCGGGCCAGGATCGGCAGCGTCCGGGAGGGCGCGGTGTTCGCGCCGTTCCACTACGGCACGTGGGACCTCGACGGGGTCGCGCCGGGGGAGGGACACCGCCAGGCGAACGAGCTGACGATGACCGTCTGGGACCCCGTCTCCAAGCAGCCCTGCTTCAAGACGGCGGCGTGCCGCGTCGTCCCCCTCGGGAGGTCGTGA
- the sodN gene encoding superoxide dismutase, Ni, with product MRLFAPTVDVEAHCDLPCGVYDPAQARIEAESIKAVIAKVADSDDPDFRTRAVLIKEQRSELVKHHLWVLWTDYFKPPHFEKYPQLHTLVNEATKLAGATGTKGSLDAEVADQLLAKIDEIAEIFWETKKA from the coding sequence ATGCGTCTGTTCGCTCCCACCGTCGACGTCGAGGCCCACTGCGACCTGCCCTGCGGCGTCTACGACCCCGCCCAGGCCCGCATCGAGGCCGAGTCGATCAAGGCCGTCATCGCCAAGGTCGCCGACTCCGACGACCCCGACTTCCGCACCCGCGCCGTGCTCATCAAGGAGCAGCGCTCCGAGCTCGTCAAGCACCACCTCTGGGTGCTGTGGACCGACTACTTCAAGCCTCCGCACTTCGAGAAGTACCCCCAGCTCCACACCCTCGTGAACGAGGCCACCAAGCTCGCGGGCGCCACCGGCACCAAGGGCAGCCTCGACGCCGAGGTCGCCGACCAGCTCCTCGCCAAGATCGACGAGATCGCCGAGATCTTCTGGGAGACCAAGAAGGCCTGA